A stretch of the Pseudomonas sp. ACM7 genome encodes the following:
- a CDS encoding GGDEF domain-containing protein produces MSNLIATGEPPEAVRLMVKVYAYLLLAGFAFVPAYLIGYLYVFQDPTLIFENHLFHIIAITAATLAGLFVTYVTWRCYQSSGDPLLRWMTLGFLGFVLIYALHGAFTGQAHHNIWLFLLYGPTSRLVMSILLLVGMLSYHRPPDAADQRMKARPWLTWIGLFLLVDVAVAYVANSPIAGNLAVRLSMEGGALILSTLTVAILLLRRIRSPLMMIFVISVTAFALSSLAFILARPWNHMWWLAHAIFAGGFFMLSYGVVQAFLTTRSFSKIYSQEELMVRLAEAMAYTESALQELQRTNQELGHLAATDPLTGADNRRRFMERVEVEIGRTKRGGEPFSVLALDLDNFKSINDRFGHQVGDDILKGFVEKCLDSIRPYDGVARVGGEEFMILLPQTSLEGAHVIAERLRSTVANNSFHGLQRLTVVTVSIGVSQSGRDGDTIEAILRTADQRLYHAKHEGRNRVVTAIKTSLQPLP; encoded by the coding sequence ATGAGCAATCTCATCGCCACCGGCGAGCCACCTGAAGCCGTCCGCCTCATGGTCAAGGTTTATGCCTACTTGCTGCTCGCAGGATTCGCGTTTGTTCCGGCCTATCTGATTGGCTACTTATACGTCTTTCAAGACCCCACCCTTATATTCGAAAACCACCTGTTCCATATAATTGCGATCACGGCAGCCACCTTGGCGGGCCTGTTTGTTACTTACGTCACGTGGCGCTGCTATCAGTCATCGGGAGATCCGCTGCTGCGATGGATGACGCTTGGTTTTCTCGGTTTTGTACTGATCTACGCGTTGCATGGTGCGTTCACCGGGCAAGCACACCACAATATCTGGCTTTTTCTGCTGTATGGACCGACCTCTCGACTGGTCATGTCGATTCTGCTGTTAGTCGGAATGCTGTCGTACCACCGCCCACCGGATGCCGCGGACCAACGAATGAAGGCCCGTCCGTGGTTGACCTGGATAGGCCTGTTCCTGCTGGTTGATGTGGCAGTGGCGTACGTCGCCAATTCGCCGATCGCCGGCAATCTCGCGGTGCGCCTCTCGATGGAAGGTGGTGCCCTCATTCTTTCCACATTGACCGTGGCAATACTCCTGCTGCGCCGTATCCGTTCGCCGCTGATGATGATTTTTGTCATCTCGGTCACCGCGTTCGCGCTGTCATCGCTTGCTTTCATCCTTGCGCGTCCGTGGAACCACATGTGGTGGCTCGCTCATGCGATCTTCGCCGGTGGATTCTTCATGTTGAGCTACGGGGTCGTGCAAGCGTTCCTCACTACGCGGTCGTTCTCGAAGATCTACAGCCAGGAGGAGTTGATGGTGCGGCTTGCCGAAGCGATGGCGTATACCGAGAGCGCCCTGCAGGAACTCCAGCGTACCAATCAAGAACTCGGGCACCTTGCGGCGACCGATCCACTGACTGGCGCTGATAATCGGCGTCGATTCATGGAGCGGGTCGAAGTCGAAATTGGCCGGACCAAGCGCGGCGGTGAGCCGTTCTCCGTGTTGGCACTCGATCTGGATAATTTCAAGTCCATCAATGATCGCTTCGGGCATCAGGTTGGCGATGACATCCTGAAGGGTTTCGTGGAGAAATGCCTCGATTCGATCCGGCCGTATGACGGCGTAGCCCGGGTGGGCGGGGAAGAATTCATGATATTGCTACCTCAGACTTCACTTGAAGGCGCGCACGTCATCGCTGAGCGTCTGCGAAGCACCGTTGCAAATAATTCTTTTCATGGCCTGCAGCGGTTAACCGTGGTCACAGTGAGCATCGGCGTATCGCAATCCGGCCGCGACGGCGACACCATCGAGGCCATTCTGCGTACAGCCGATCAACGCCTGTATCACGCTAAACACGAAGGCCGTAACCGTGTGGTCACTGCCATCAAAACCAGCCTCCAACCTCTGCCCTGA
- a CDS encoding YkgJ family cysteine cluster protein, with product MQSDTVRFSCVGCGVCCKGRLIPLTLAEAQQWLIRGHDIAVILEAFDESSWPRSSEEFAHARGRSVSVHCGQTQIQVIAVFAGRALEQCPNLREDNLCGIYEERPLVCRIYPMEINPFIALRQDNKACPPQAWESNDILCTDGRADPALEALVIQSRQADRADASSKIAICAQLGLNVASWKDNALAVYFPPRGKLLEAIHSVKSTLEEYPGCEWQVRVDDSSLRELLTASAVSLAANESADYIFHVL from the coding sequence ATGCAAAGCGACACCGTCCGATTCTCCTGCGTAGGCTGCGGTGTCTGCTGCAAGGGCAGACTGATACCGCTGACGTTGGCTGAAGCGCAACAATGGTTGATCCGCGGGCATGACATCGCGGTGATTCTCGAGGCCTTCGATGAATCGAGCTGGCCTCGTTCATCAGAGGAGTTTGCCCACGCCAGAGGCCGATCAGTAAGTGTGCATTGTGGTCAGACCCAGATACAGGTCATCGCCGTGTTTGCTGGCAGAGCCCTCGAGCAATGCCCTAATCTCAGAGAGGACAATCTTTGCGGCATCTACGAAGAACGCCCACTGGTTTGCCGCATTTACCCGATGGAAATCAACCCATTCATCGCGTTACGTCAAGACAACAAAGCGTGCCCGCCACAGGCGTGGGAGAGCAACGACATTCTCTGCACAGATGGACGTGCCGATCCGGCTCTTGAAGCACTCGTCATTCAATCTCGACAAGCAGACAGAGCCGATGCATCAAGCAAAATCGCCATCTGCGCGCAACTGGGCTTGAATGTGGCGAGTTGGAAGGACAACGCGCTGGCCGTTTACTTTCCACCACGGGGAAAACTGCTCGAAGCGATACACAGCGTCAAAAGTACTCTTGAGGAGTATCCAGGCTGCGAGTGGCAGGTGCGGGTCGATGATTCATCGCTGCGCGAGCTATTGACCGCGTCGGCGGTGTCTCTGGCTGCCAACGAGTCCGCCGACTACATCTTTCATGTTTTATGA
- a CDS encoding CAP domain-containing protein, which yields MRFKSSAKRLATLSLGMLFAVNALAADEKQLIDSINLYRSQVQRCAGQVSQELPPLAGDPRLALNANSVGNLQQAMASAGYTMKNVQAISLSGPRDAPSAMKAIQESFCQIVLDPQFVDVGVSRQDREWRIVLARPLLSARLGDWQAEGQKLLAELNIARSQPRQCGTQSFAAATPLAWNAALATAAEEHARSMANNNYFDHKDRDGRMPGDRAELAGYSGGQVGETIAAGQDTVRKVVDGWVSSAGHCANLMNPNYRELGAAYAVDPKSDPGIYWTAMFGAQ from the coding sequence ATGCGCTTCAAATCATCTGCTAAGCGTCTTGCCACGTTGTCACTGGGGATGTTGTTCGCCGTGAACGCGTTGGCGGCCGACGAGAAACAACTGATTGATTCGATCAACCTCTACCGCAGCCAGGTGCAGCGCTGCGCAGGTCAGGTATCGCAGGAACTGCCACCGCTGGCCGGCGACCCACGGCTGGCGCTGAACGCCAACAGCGTCGGCAATCTGCAGCAGGCAATGGCCAGCGCGGGTTATACGATGAAGAATGTACAGGCGATCAGCCTGTCTGGGCCGCGCGATGCGCCGTCAGCGATGAAAGCGATTCAGGAGAGTTTTTGCCAGATTGTGCTGGACCCGCAATTCGTCGATGTCGGCGTCAGCCGCCAGGATCGTGAGTGGCGCATCGTACTGGCACGTCCACTGTTGAGCGCTCGCCTGGGTGACTGGCAGGCCGAAGGTCAGAAACTGCTGGCCGAGCTCAACATCGCACGCAGTCAGCCGCGCCAGTGCGGCACGCAATCCTTTGCCGCCGCCACGCCACTGGCCTGGAACGCCGCACTGGCGACGGCGGCCGAGGAGCACGCCCGGTCGATGGCTAACAACAATTACTTCGATCACAAGGACCGCGATGGCCGCATGCCGGGTGATCGGGCTGAATTGGCCGGTTACAGCGGCGGGCAGGTCGGCGAGACCATCGCTGCCGGCCAAGACACCGTGCGCAAGGTGGTCGATGGCTGGGTGTCCAGCGCCGGTCACTGCGCGAACCTGATGAACCCGAATTACCGGGAGTTGGGTGCCGCATATGCGGTTGATCCGAAGAGTGATCCGGGGATTTACTGGACCGCGATGTTCGGGGCGCAGTAA
- a CDS encoding cell wall hydrolase, with product MRVIWIATCFAITLLAGHTIASEQEQKKEVAEDKAEVLEQKAAEKGSDVPVPKSETITTSEAQAVDPAGQSPMDDAITCLARSIYWESKGKSSADMEAVASVVMNRLGHEGFPDTVCALVKQGSETRNCQFSWWCDGRSDQVQEETQYAIAKEIARKALNQQLNDRTHGAMYFHDRKVKPAWARKYIKTSETSMFLFYKPRGGSAK from the coding sequence ATGCGAGTTATCTGGATAGCCACCTGCTTCGCAATAACCCTTCTCGCCGGCCACACCATCGCGTCTGAGCAGGAGCAAAAAAAGGAAGTGGCTGAGGACAAGGCCGAGGTCCTGGAGCAGAAAGCCGCGGAGAAGGGCAGCGACGTACCGGTGCCCAAGTCCGAAACCATCACCACCTCCGAGGCTCAGGCGGTCGATCCGGCCGGTCAGTCGCCCATGGACGATGCAATCACCTGTCTGGCCCGCTCCATCTATTGGGAATCCAAAGGAAAATCGTCCGCCGACATGGAAGCCGTCGCCAGCGTCGTCATGAACCGCCTGGGCCACGAGGGCTTTCCGGACACGGTATGCGCCTTGGTCAAGCAGGGTTCTGAAACCAGGAATTGTCAGTTTTCGTGGTGGTGTGATGGACGCTCGGATCAGGTCCAGGAAGAAACCCAATACGCGATTGCCAAGGAAATCGCGCGCAAGGCGCTCAACCAGCAACTCAACGACCGAACCCATGGCGCGATGTATTTCCACGACAGGAAGGTGAAACCCGCTTGGGCCAGGAAATACATCAAGACCAGCGAGACCTCGATGTTTCTTTTTTATAAGCCGCGTGGTGGGTCGGCGAAGTAG
- a CDS encoding cyclic pyranopterin monophosphate synthase MoaC — MNCWLQGADAAAHRLMDGGIMAAKKTHELIPLCHALLLSSIHVELKACAPDSVKIIGTCRLEGQTGVELEALTAVSVTALTLYDMCKAVDRGMVIGEIRLLSKHGGRSGKLQWEDAQ, encoded by the coding sequence ATGAACTGTTGGCTGCAGGGTGCTGACGCCGCGGCCCACAGGCTGATGGACGGCGGCATCATGGCGGCAAAAAAGACCCACGAACTGATTCCGCTCTGCCACGCCTTGCTGCTCAGTTCAATTCATGTCGAGCTCAAAGCCTGTGCGCCCGACAGCGTGAAGATCATCGGCACGTGCCGCCTCGAAGGGCAGACCGGCGTCGAACTGGAGGCACTGACCGCCGTCAGTGTGACTGCGCTGACCCTTTACGACATGTGCAAAGCGGTGGATCGCGGCATGGTCATCGGCGAGATCCGTCTGCTCAGCAAACACGGTGGACGCTCGGGGAAACTCCAGTGGGAGGACGCACAATGA
- a CDS encoding serine hydrolase has product MLCSLVSNGAIVTPERPDTTVPWWSFTKTVLAAAALSLVRDGLIDLDDTVAEGPFTLRQLLRHEAGLADYGELADYHNAVARHETPWPADDMLQRLDASRLRYAPGDGWRYSNVGYLFVVRLIERVTGRTLEAALTERVFAPLGLSRVRLAKTRADLDGVNMGSAPTYDPGWVYHGLLVGPLEEAALCLDGLLAGNLLPNALLQAMQTVRVLGGPIPGRPWTSPGYGLGLMQGLVTGDLTLSGHTGAGPGSVVAVYRCVDGENAASCVVFHEGADEGVAEAEVVERLSAVLGKNR; this is encoded by the coding sequence ATGCTGTGTTCCCTTGTATCGAACGGCGCTATCGTCACGCCTGAAAGGCCGGATACAACGGTGCCCTGGTGGAGCTTTACCAAAACCGTGCTCGCTGCTGCCGCGCTGTCACTGGTGCGTGACGGGTTGATCGACCTTGACGACACCGTTGCTGAAGGCCCCTTCACGCTGCGCCAACTGCTGCGGCACGAGGCCGGGCTGGCGGATTATGGCGAACTCGCCGACTACCACAACGCCGTGGCCCGCCATGAGACGCCCTGGCCGGCCGATGACATGCTGCAACGCCTTGATGCCAGCCGATTGCGCTACGCACCCGGGGACGGTTGGCGCTATTCGAACGTCGGCTATCTGTTCGTCGTGCGACTGATTGAACGCGTGACGGGGCGCACGCTTGAAGCAGCGCTCACGGAGCGTGTGTTCGCCCCCCTCGGTTTATCCCGCGTACGCCTCGCCAAAACGCGAGCCGATCTGGACGGCGTGAACATGGGGAGCGCGCCAACCTACGACCCCGGCTGGGTGTATCACGGCTTGCTGGTTGGCCCACTTGAGGAAGCCGCCCTTTGTCTGGACGGTCTGCTGGCCGGCAACCTTCTGCCAAACGCGCTGCTGCAAGCGATGCAAACGGTACGCGTCCTCGGCGGCCCGATTCCCGGTCGCCCGTGGACTTCCCCGGGCTACGGTCTCGGCCTGATGCAGGGTTTGGTCACGGGCGATCTGACGTTGAGCGGACACACCGGCGCCGGCCCGGGCAGCGTAGTGGCGGTCTATCGCTGCGTTGATGGCGAAAACGCGGCGAGTTGCGTGGTCTTTCATGAAGGCGCCGACGAAGGGGTTGCCGAAGCAGAAGTGGTCGAACGCCTGTCGGCAGTCCTTGGGAAAAACCGGTAG
- a CDS encoding DUF2474 domain-containing protein, giving the protein MATIKSRQPEPVRWYRRLGWLVLIWLGSVPALGVVAGALRLLMHAAGMSTH; this is encoded by the coding sequence ATGGCTACCATTAAATCGCGTCAGCCTGAACCCGTGCGCTGGTATCGGCGCCTTGGGTGGCTTGTGTTGATCTGGCTGGGCAGTGTGCCGGCGTTGGGTGTTGTGGCGGGGGCATTGCGATTGTTGATGCATGCGGCCGGGATGAGTACCCACTGA
- a CDS encoding MoaD/ThiS family protein: protein MILISYFARYREQLNLGGEKLPLTATLNSIDDVRQLLIARGGVWAEVFGESNLMCALNQELCHPDQAIEDFDEIAFFPPVTGG from the coding sequence ATGATTCTGATCAGCTACTTCGCTCGTTATCGCGAGCAACTAAACCTTGGCGGTGAAAAGCTGCCATTGACGGCAACCCTCAACAGCATCGACGACGTCCGCCAACTGCTGATCGCGCGTGGCGGGGTCTGGGCAGAGGTGTTCGGTGAAAGCAACCTGATGTGCGCCTTGAACCAGGAGCTGTGCCATCCGGATCAGGCGATCGAGGACTTTGACGAGATCGCCTTTTTCCCGCCGGTGACCGGGGGCTGA
- a CDS encoding DeoR/GlpR family DNA-binding transcription regulator: MHDSHSAAELPHLRRQKILLILERDGKVMASELSLHFAVSEDTIRRDLAELATAGLVQRVHGGALPRPKDTGKDYFTRVSETDEVKTHLAQLAARQVHNGQIVIFDSGSTTLQIARSLPSDIAITAVTASPMIAITLAEYKGITVILAGGQLNRATLSASGHETLRLIEGIKADLLFTGVCAIHPEVGISSLHFDEVPVKQAMLASASHVVAVTTADKLGAVEPFVVAPCQRIHTLITERHVASGNVEDYQKLGIEVVQVEA; encoded by the coding sequence ATGCACGACTCACACTCAGCCGCCGAGCTCCCTCATCTGCGCCGGCAAAAAATCCTGTTGATTCTCGAACGTGACGGCAAGGTCATGGCTAGTGAGCTGAGCCTGCATTTCGCAGTGTCCGAAGACACCATTCGCCGTGATCTGGCGGAGCTGGCCACCGCCGGGCTGGTGCAGCGGGTGCACGGCGGGGCGCTGCCGCGGCCCAAGGACACCGGCAAGGATTATTTCACCCGCGTCAGTGAAACCGATGAAGTGAAAACACACCTGGCGCAACTCGCCGCACGCCAGGTACACAACGGCCAGATTGTGATTTTCGATTCGGGGAGCACGACGCTGCAAATCGCCCGTTCTCTACCGTCGGACATTGCCATTACGGCCGTCACCGCCTCGCCGATGATTGCGATCACCCTGGCCGAATACAAAGGCATCACGGTGATTCTGGCCGGCGGGCAACTCAACCGCGCGACCCTGTCGGCCAGCGGACATGAAACCCTGCGGCTGATCGAGGGCATCAAGGCTGATCTGTTGTTCACCGGCGTCTGTGCGATTCACCCGGAAGTCGGCATCAGCTCCCTGCATTTCGACGAGGTGCCGGTCAAACAGGCGATGCTCGCCAGCGCCTCCCATGTCGTTGCCGTCACCACCGCCGACAAACTGGGGGCGGTGGAGCCGTTCGTGGTCGCGCCGTGTCAGCGTATTCATACCCTGATCACCGAGCGTCATGTGGCGTCGGGCAATGTCGAGGACTATCAAAAGCTCGGGATTGAGGTGGTGCAGGTGGAGGCGTGA